The Candidatus Zixiibacteriota bacterium genome window below encodes:
- a CDS encoding DNA internalization-related competence protein ComEC/Rec2, which yields MAAGGSGTRKLLEAIDHPSAWLAAATAGLLLGQAAACYWTVAGGLVLVPAAVPLALFVSRRARRAAALLVAGGLAFSIGYLRHRRLLDPELPAHHLRRLADEKTQLYLEGWLAREPEKLPNRQRWLFRSERLWHPTGAEETTGDVLVSVRHARREWRLGDRIRLRLRPSFPRDSGNPGGFDYATYLARREIYLIGFLEDDAAVELLAREPPPVRGFVEELRREIRRQVDRRFSPENGALLKALVIGDMGGISRGMRSDFTAAGVNHVLSISGLHVAMLGLVVFFLARLACAASTTLLLRWNLLKVASSLSLLGVVFYTALAGAMVPTVRSAFMIAVYEVAVLLDREEEVFASLALAALLSGLIWPGVIADISFQLSFLALLFIVWGMRRLEKRRTAERKEELLPQERPWLRAKLRAAGMRLAVPLLATLGTGPLVAHYFGHLSIAGFVANPIVVPLVGLVVVPLGLSIGFLFLTFPALAAPLVGVAETLLAATLRLVNFFAGLPGATLAVPSPNAAEVCGLYALILALLALGKNRRAVVFAALAAAALAADAAYWWRERWHRNELRVTYLNVGQGDAAVVEFPGSRVLVVDAGGRAFGDFDTGEAIVAPFLRARKILKVDYLLVSHPRIDHYGGMRAVVEEFNPEEFWSGQSRGRTSRFDDLEEALERRGVRRVALSEGRPCREIDRVSVCVVYSPPPGGGDASVSVRLEFGRARLLFAGDLQQRDEAVLVSRGRPLESAVLKVPRHGSAAASSEAFVAAVRPRIAVISVGARNAQGLPREEVLERYRRVGAKVLRTDEDGAVIVETAGKELRYRAYRSGKRGTLIL from the coding sequence ATGGCAGCCGGGGGCAGCGGGACGCGGAAACTCCTGGAGGCGATCGATCATCCTTCCGCCTGGCTCGCCGCCGCGACCGCCGGCTTGCTGCTGGGCCAGGCGGCCGCCTGCTACTGGACGGTCGCCGGCGGCCTCGTCCTGGTCCCGGCCGCGGTGCCGCTGGCGCTCTTCGTTTCCCGGCGCGCCCGGCGGGCGGCCGCCTTGCTGGTCGCGGGAGGGCTGGCCTTCTCCATCGGCTATCTCCGGCACCGGCGGCTGCTCGATCCCGAGCTCCCCGCGCACCACCTGCGCCGTCTTGCCGACGAGAAAACCCAGCTCTATCTCGAAGGGTGGCTGGCGCGCGAACCGGAGAAATTGCCGAACCGCCAGCGCTGGCTTTTCCGCAGCGAGCGTCTCTGGCATCCGACCGGCGCCGAAGAAACAACCGGCGACGTGCTCGTGAGCGTCCGCCATGCGCGGCGCGAGTGGCGCCTGGGCGACCGCATCCGGCTGCGGCTCCGGCCGTCCTTCCCGCGCGACAGCGGCAATCCGGGCGGATTCGACTACGCGACCTATCTGGCGCGGCGGGAAATCTACCTCATCGGTTTTCTGGAGGACGACGCCGCGGTCGAGCTCCTCGCGCGCGAGCCGCCGCCGGTTCGAGGCTTCGTGGAAGAGCTGCGGCGGGAGATCCGCCGCCAGGTGGACCGCCGCTTCAGCCCCGAGAACGGGGCGCTCCTGAAAGCCCTGGTCATCGGGGACATGGGCGGCATTTCGCGCGGCATGCGAAGCGACTTTACGGCCGCGGGGGTCAATCACGTCCTGTCGATCTCCGGCCTGCACGTGGCGATGCTGGGTCTGGTGGTTTTCTTTCTCGCGCGCCTCGCGTGCGCGGCCAGCACGACGCTGCTGTTGCGCTGGAATCTCCTCAAGGTCGCGAGCTCCCTCTCGCTTCTGGGCGTGGTTTTTTACACCGCCCTGGCGGGCGCGATGGTCCCGACGGTCCGCTCCGCATTCATGATCGCGGTCTACGAGGTGGCGGTGCTGCTGGACCGGGAGGAAGAGGTCTTCGCAAGCCTGGCGCTGGCCGCCCTGCTCAGCGGCCTGATCTGGCCGGGGGTCATCGCCGATATCTCCTTCCAGCTTTCCTTCCTCGCGCTGCTGTTCATCGTCTGGGGAATGCGGCGGCTGGAGAAGCGTCGGACGGCGGAAAGGAAGGAGGAGCTGCTGCCGCAGGAGCGGCCCTGGCTGCGCGCGAAGCTGCGCGCCGCGGGAATGCGCCTGGCCGTACCGCTGCTGGCGACGCTCGGCACCGGGCCGCTCGTCGCGCACTATTTCGGCCACCTTTCGATCGCCGGTTTTGTCGCCAACCCGATCGTCGTGCCGCTGGTCGGGCTCGTCGTCGTTCCGCTCGGGTTGTCGATCGGGTTTCTCTTCCTGACCTTTCCGGCGCTGGCGGCGCCGCTGGTCGGTGTCGCGGAGACCCTTCTCGCGGCGACGCTGCGGCTGGTGAACTTCTTCGCCGGCCTCCCCGGGGCGACCCTGGCGGTGCCTTCGCCCAATGCGGCGGAGGTTTGCGGTCTTTACGCGCTGATCCTGGCCCTTCTGGCCCTGGGGAAGAACCGGCGCGCCGTGGTATTCGCGGCCCTGGCGGCCGCGGCGCTCGCCGCCGACGCAGCCTACTGGTGGCGCGAGCGCTGGCACCGAAACGAGCTGCGCGTGACCTACCTGAACGTCGGGCAGGGGGATGCCGCCGTCGTGGAATTTCCCGGGTCGCGGGTGCTGGTGGTCGACGCCGGAGGACGCGCGTTCGGCGATTTCGACACCGGAGAAGCGATCGTCGCCCCGTTTCTGCGCGCGCGGAAGATTCTCAAAGTCGATTACCTGCTCGTCAGCCATCCGCGGATCGACCACTACGGCGGCATGCGGGCGGTCGTGGAGGAATTCAACCCCGAGGAATTCTGGTCGGGGCAGTCCAGAGGGCGGACCTCGCGCTTCGACGATCTCGAAGAGGCGCTCGAAAGGCGGGGGGTGCGGCGGGTCGCTCTGAGCGAAGGCCGGCCGTGCCGCGAGATCGACCGGGTGAGTGTCTGCGTCGTTTACAGCCCGCCTCCGGGAGGGGGCGACGCGTCGGTCTCCGTCCGGCTGGAGTTCGGGAGAGCCCGGCTGCTCTTCGCCGGGGACCTGCAGCAGCGCGACGAAGCGGTCCTGGTGTCCAGAGGCCGACCGCTCGAGAGCGCGGTGCTCAAGGTGCCGCGCCACGGCAGCGCCGCCGCCAGCAGCGAGGCGTTCGTGGCGGCGGTGCGTCCGAGGATCGCGGTGATCTCCGTGGGCGCGCGGAACGCGCAGGGCTTGCCGCGGGAGGAGGTGCTGGAACGTTACCGGCGCGTGGGAGCGAAGGTTCTGAGAACGGACGAGGACGGCGCCGTCATCGTGGAGACGGCGGGCAAGGAGCTTCGCTACCGCGCCTACAGGAGCGGTAAGCGCGGCACGCTGATTCTGTGA
- the uvrC gene encoding excinuclease ABC subunit UvrC: MRDIAAKIASLPSRPGVYLMRDQAGKVIYVGKAKDLRARVRTYFGSGDERSQIRFLVRRIRDVETLVTANDKEALILENNLIKQYKPRYNIRLKDDKSYLSIKVTTQHPWPRIFTTRKIVKDGNRYFGPFSSAVAARETVDVIEKHFLLRNCTDHNFKNRTRPCLQYQIKRCMAPCVLPVDPEAYREQVRQAILFIEGRQHELLAELKKKMEEKAEALEFEAAARIRDQIQAVEKTLEKQRMVAHWGADQDVFGLYREGGFIEVQVLFVRQGKLTGNQAYSLEDLDFPDEDIMGALLTQFYQGQRFIPDEILLPVGVDDAEAREEYLGERKGRKVSISVPQKGDRRKLVEMAIQNAQQSFAERHDREKAREKMLLELQAKLRLKHYPQRIECFDISTIHGAHAVGSMVTFIDGEPAKEHYRHYRIRTIDPSSGGDDFGMMLEVLKRRFERGKEAGELPDLVVVDGGKGQLAMALAAMAEVGVKDVDAVGLAKMRVRPDARSAAIEKLEERVFLPGQSNPVILKRNSNALFLLQRVRDEAHRFAITYHQKLRSRQTLVSALDRVPGIGGARKRALLRAFGSIKRIQSASVDDLLRIPSINEQLAQRILEVLQQPS, translated from the coding sequence ATGCGTGATATCGCGGCCAAAATAGCCAGTCTGCCGTCGCGGCCGGGCGTCTACCTGATGCGCGACCAGGCGGGGAAAGTGATCTACGTCGGCAAGGCCAAGGACCTGCGCGCCCGCGTCCGCACCTACTTCGGCAGCGGCGACGAGCGCTCGCAGATCCGCTTCCTGGTCCGGCGCATCCGGGACGTCGAGACTCTGGTCACGGCGAACGACAAGGAAGCGCTCATCCTCGAGAACAACCTCATCAAGCAGTACAAGCCGCGCTACAACATCCGCCTCAAGGACGACAAGAGCTATCTCAGCATCAAGGTCACGACGCAGCACCCGTGGCCGCGGATTTTCACGACGCGCAAGATCGTCAAGGACGGCAACCGCTATTTCGGTCCGTTCTCGTCCGCCGTCGCCGCGAGGGAGACGGTGGACGTCATCGAGAAGCATTTTCTCCTGCGCAACTGCACGGATCACAACTTCAAGAACCGCACGCGGCCGTGCCTCCAGTACCAGATCAAGCGCTGCATGGCCCCGTGCGTTCTGCCGGTGGATCCGGAGGCCTACCGGGAGCAGGTGCGGCAGGCGATCCTGTTCATCGAAGGGCGGCAGCACGAGCTGCTGGCCGAGCTGAAAAAGAAAATGGAAGAGAAGGCCGAGGCGCTCGAGTTCGAGGCTGCGGCCAGGATTCGCGATCAGATCCAGGCGGTCGAGAAGACGCTGGAGAAGCAGCGGATGGTCGCCCACTGGGGGGCGGACCAGGACGTCTTCGGGCTGTACCGCGAGGGCGGCTTCATCGAGGTTCAGGTGCTGTTCGTGCGCCAGGGGAAGCTCACCGGCAACCAGGCTTATTCTCTCGAGGACCTCGACTTCCCGGACGAAGATATCATGGGAGCGCTCCTCACGCAGTTCTACCAGGGGCAGCGCTTCATACCGGACGAGATCCTCCTGCCGGTCGGTGTCGACGACGCGGAAGCACGCGAGGAATATCTCGGGGAGCGCAAGGGCCGGAAGGTCTCGATCTCGGTGCCGCAAAAAGGGGACCGGCGAAAGCTTGTGGAGATGGCGATCCAGAACGCGCAGCAGAGCTTCGCCGAGCGGCACGACCGGGAGAAGGCGAGAGAGAAGATGCTGCTCGAGCTCCAGGCGAAGCTGCGCTTGAAGCATTATCCGCAACGTATCGAATGCTTTGACATTTCCACGATTCACGGCGCTCACGCGGTGGGCTCGATGGTGACCTTCATCGACGGGGAGCCGGCCAAGGAGCACTACCGCCATTACCGCATCCGCACGATCGACCCGTCGTCGGGTGGAGACGATTTCGGGATGATGCTGGAAGTGCTCAAGCGGCGCTTCGAGCGCGGCAAGGAGGCGGGCGAGCTGCCCGACCTGGTGGTGGTGGACGGCGGCAAAGGGCAGCTGGCGATGGCTCTGGCGGCGATGGCGGAGGTCGGCGTGAAGGACGTCGACGCGGTCGGGCTGGCGAAGATGCGCGTGCGGCCGGACGCGCGCAGCGCCGCGATCGAAAAGCTGGAGGAGCGCGTGTTTCTTCCCGGGCAGAGCAATCCCGTGATCCTCAAGCGCAACTCCAACGCCCTGTTCCTGCTCCAGCGGGTGCGCGACGAGGCGCACCGCTTCGCGATCACGTATCACCAGAAGCTGCGCTCGCGCCAGACGCTCGTCTCGGCGCTCGACCGCGTTCCCGGAATCGGGGGCGCGCGGAAGCGCGCGCTTCTGCGCGCCTTCGGCAGCATCAAGCGGATCCAGAGCGCCTCGGTCGACGATCTGCTCCGGATCCCGTCGATCAACGAGCAGCTGGCGCAGCGGATTCTCGAGGTTCTCCAGCAACCCTCCTGA